From Malus sylvestris chromosome 1, drMalSylv7.2, whole genome shotgun sequence:
cacccctaaaaccaaatagcctagtcaattttattaaaatattattaatttttattataaaataataatttaatttttaacaaaTGCATCTCCGCTCCCCTCCCCTGTCTCTGCCTCAGAAGCTCCCCTACTGCTCCCCTCCAATGTGCAGAAGAAAGAAACCCATTAACAAGATGAAGGGATATAAGAAGAACACAGTGGAagggatctctctctctctctctctgaacctCAGCCTCAAGGAGGGCGTCGAAGGCCCCCAAACCCCCATCCCCGCCGCCCTTTGCTCCGCCTGCAAATTGGCCTTCTTCAACCTCAGCCTCAAGGAGCTCTGCACCAAGATCTCTCTGCAACGCGTTGATCGTGCGGGAGGTTGATGGCCCGACTGACGTCAAATGACCCGGCAtatgtgtaacatcccacattacccaggggagtgatccttaaatgtatattctcatccctacctagcacgaggccttttgggagctcactggcttcgggttcccacatcgcccagaagagtgatccttaaatgtatattctcatccctacctagcacgaggccttttgggagctcattggcttcgggttccgtcggaactccgaagttaagcgagaaagtgtccagagcactcccatgatgggtgacccactgggaagttgctcgtgagttctcagaaacaaaaccgtgagggcgtggtcagggcccaaagcggacaagatcgtgctacggtggtggagcgggctcgggaagtgatccgcctcgagccgggatgtgacaatggtatcagagcctaaccctggccgtggtgtgccgacgaggacgtcgggcccctaaggggggtggattgtaacatcccacatcgcctaggggaatgatccttaaatgtatattctcatccctacctagcatgaggccttttgggagctcactggcttcgggttccgtcggaactccgaagttcaacgagaaggtggccagagcacttccatgatgggtgacccactgggaagttgctcgtgagttcccagaaacaaaaccatgagggcgtgatcggggctcaaagcggacaatatcgtgttacggtggtggagcgggcccaggaagtggtccgccccgggcggggatgtgacaatatgggtCTATAGATTTTAGGCCGGTCTCTTGCCTGGCTTGGGTTGGGTGCCAGTCAAAATGCTAGGCTGGAGTGGATAGCCTGGGTACTGGGCTGGTTTTTTGGCTGGGTGATGGCCTATCAGTTCCCTGGTGGAACTGCTCTGACATATTGCATGGTAGAAGGGACTTAGGTTTGGGAGCTTAAGAACTGAATAATAATAGGGTTTTAAAGTATTGATCATCTATCCATAATAAGCAGTTTTGATCAATCTATGTTTAACACTAGAGACTTTGAAAGCAATATAAAACAATTTTATTCATAAGCGCTTTTACTAAAAGCTCTTTTATTAAAAACACGTCAAaccaaatattaataaaaaccTAGGTGTTTCTTGAAAGCACTACATGCTTCTTCAACGTGCTTACAACTCATAAAGAGCTTTAGTTTTTTAGTCAAATCTTATCGAAAATACTTTTAATTATCCAAAAAATTTGGTCATTCGAAAAATAACTTCAAAGTCATGCATCGTATCGTTCTAACAGAACAAATAACAATTGCTCAAACATTAGAGAAATTTCAAGTGAAGTGAAAAAGAATTGAAtgcttttatttttctcttatgTTCGACGTGTACAAGTATTAGACATGAGTTGGGTTAGGAACATCCAGCTATGGCTGAACTGAACAGAACAATATTCTTAGTCAGATTTCTTCAGAAGCTTTTTGCAATTGCATGTGTCTTCTCTGTCACAACGAAGACACGGAAAAGATGAACAGCTAGGGTTTCATGGCTTCGAGCAACCGACCTTCACTTGTCTGCCAATCCTTCAGTTTTGTATCAATGTTGAACCAGAAGGACCAAAAAGTCAcaagattttaattttgtggGTCTATGAGTCCAATCCTCTTTCCATCATCATCAATCTCACTCTCTCCACATCCTCCAACCTACCCACATTGCCATAAATCATCATCAAAAGCTCGAAATTATACTCGTTATCCGGCTCCAGATCGAAAAGCTTCTCTGCAGCAACCTCCCCGATATCAACATTGCTATGAAGGTAGCAAGCATACAGCAGTGCACCCCACACCGTCGGACCAGCCTCAAACTCCATTCCATCCGTTATGATCCCGTAAGCTTCTTTGATCCGACCTGACCTTCCGTAAAGATTCACCATGCAAGCATAATGCTCCATAATTGGACTAATTCTGTATCTATTTTTCATGACAGAATATAGTCTCTGACCGTCCTTGACCAGACCTAAATTGGCGCAAGCCGATAAGATTGACACAAATGTGATACTGTCTGGCAAAGCACCGTCCTTCTCCATCTGATCAAAATACAGCAAGGCTTCCCGGCTTTTAGAATGAGCTGAAATGATTGTATTCCATGTTACAACATCCCTCTCCGGCATATGACTAAACAACCATCGCGCTCGATTCAACTCGTGGTGTTTGGAATATGCAGCAATCAAGGCATTGGCAATGGACAAGTTCCACTCAACTCCCATCCTAATTACCCATCCGTGTATTTGAACTACAAGCTGTAATGATTGAACCGCAGCGAGGATTGTGGATATAGAAACAGAATCGGGCTGGTAACCTTCATCAAACATTTGGCGAAAGATGTCCAGCGCCTGCAGCAAAACCCCATGGCGCATATAACTAGTGAGCATTGTGTTCCAAGAAACCTTGTCCCGACTGGAAATCTTATCGAACACTTTCCGAGCCTTCACAATATCGCCACATTTGGCATACATGTCCACCAGTGCATTAAGCACAAACCTATCATTCAATAAACCCGAACGCACAACATGCCGATGCACAGCCTCACCAATCTGAATGAACCCAATTCCCCCACAAGCTTTCAAAACTCGAGGGAACGTGAACCGGTCAGGTTCAACTCCCTCTTCCTCCATTTGAAAGTACAGCGCCATAGCATCCTCGTACAAACCCAATTCAGCATACCCCGAGATAAGCGCATTCCATGCAAAAGCAGAAGCGTCCCTCTtaggcatttcatcaaacaccttGTGCGCCTCCTCCATACGCCCACTTGCAGCATAAAGTCTAAGAAGCTTCGACGAGAGGCCTACATTTCGACGCAAAAGGCTTCTGGGAATGAGCTTATGAACCCGGTGGCAATACTTCATTGCTTCTAGCTGGTAGCATATTTCCAAAAGGGAAGCAAAGGTTTGCGTGTCGACATTTACGCCTTTGTCGACGGATGCTTCCAGGTCCTTGACGACGGCGTCGAGGGCTTGGAGCTTGGTCTGGGCGGAGGGTTTATGGTAAATAATGAGGGGGGTTGGGGTTGATTtggggaaggagagagaattggtgttttggttttggtgaaGCTGTTTttgcttcttgttcttcttgctTTTGGAAGAAGTGCAGACGCTCAGTTTTGCTGTGTGGAAACTTAGCGGTTGAAATGTGGTCACCATTTTTTGAAACTAACAAATTGTTCGAAAAATTTCTAGTTAAAGGGCCTATAAACTACCTGTCGTGTACACTACTCTGACCAACTGGATGGACGACACCAAatatttacaaaattaaaaaaaaatcttgacaAAACGATATAAATCATTTACATGCCGAGTACACTGCTCTGATTGACTGAGTTAACTCACGTATGCAGTATAATTTAAAGTATTGTTTTACATTGAAATAACCCATTCAAGGTTTTAGCTTTCTCTAGTACAACAAAATTATAGTCTGTTCCTGTACAACAGTACATGCATCTTAAATATCAGATTAGATCTTGGATTAACAGTAACCAGATCAGATTGACCTCAGTTATACATTTTTCACTTGCTGCATAGTTTTCCTTCCAGCTTGAGAGGGGTAAATGCAACCATCAAAGTGACACATTCGGGGTAGATAAAATTAACCCGGTTGATCAGTAATCGATTTAGATTTCGCCACGCTTCTTTTAGTAGAAACTTTTACTCCTCAAGACGCTTCTGGACAGCAGACTAATCTCCGGTGATCTTTGCCAGAGAGACGAAAGCACGAAAATCTTACAAGCCCTGCTATCTTTTACTCGAGCGTTCATTTGCtgcagaaagaaaaacaagttaCTGATTCATTGGCCCTTcagaccaaaagaaaaaaagacaagGTGGCCTTAAAAATGGGCACAGACTAGCGTCTGgtacaaaattaaaattctttTAGGCTGTTTTTTTACGTTTTCATGTCGTATAAAACAGAACAGCACCTGGATTCTTATTGACAATGAACATTGAAAACCAGATAGGGGGAATAACAGAATGTACCTCAGTGCAGCAAAAATTGGCCGAACTTTTTCAAATATGTCATCCACCGTTCCCACAGCATTGATCTGCACACATGGATTTATCAATTTATACTTCAAGCAATATATAAGTTAGACCCAAATCAAGATGGTACGCAACAAATTAACAAGAAAGACACAAAGAAGaagcaattaacaattaagtTTACGTGTGTTAACACCAGATGAAAGGGAGATTATCAGAGATCAGTTTTGCATCCTAGAAAACTTCATACAGGCACACAAGAAGCTCGAAGTATCAAATGCCACTAACTTAAAAAGGATGTTTATACAACCCCTGAACGTGCCATTTACCTTGTGAAGTTTTCCTGTCATTGAATAGTGATTGATAACGGGCCAATTTAATTCATCAAATATTTCAAGACGTTTTTTTATTGTGTCAATGTTATCATCAACTCGGCCCTGcaataaacatcatacattagATAAATACATGCACATAATCCAACCATATAGAAAAACACAACACATAAGCACCTGATTACGATTTAGCACTCGCTTCACCATCTCCCGTTCAGGGCAGTCAAAGAAAAGCACAACATTTGGTTCTCTGCCAATCTGCAAGTTTGATGAAGCTACaaatgaggaataatttggtcgAAAAGTTAAATGCTGCGGTAGATGTCACCGTTATATTCATGATATGATCTGTTGACCTTTCTCAATATAAAGTTAATCCTTGCAGCAAGGTCAAACAAGATTTGAATTTTCTGAAGCATTAAACAGAGGCAACattccatattggctagcaagcaaagtctaaaatatcaatgatattggaaatatcggtagtccaaaaaacacgaaaatttcgatggaaatatcgggatattatcgatatcgataaaaattgaataaaaaccacggaaattgtaagaaaaacttggaaatttttattgaaactttgcaggatgtttatttagtcaattatctattagtttatcacaaaaaattggaaggaaatgcattgcatgatggatttaactgatttaagttgattatatagtgagctgacaaacattgtgagtgtagaaaatatgtaataattaatgaaagaagtttaaacacaccataatcatttatatataatgaattagtacaatattttacactttatacattacattgtaagatacatgagtgagtTAGTACCAcgtagagttcctatcaaggtctaaaatatcgatgatatcggaaatatcggtagttcaaaaacacgaaaatttcaatggaaatatcaagataatatcgatattttagaccttgctcgCAAGAATAGAAGGAAGGAAACTCACAATTTGTTCAAATGCCTCGCGGTTCTCCTCACTTCGAGGGAAGCCATCAATGAGAAACTTATCATTGTCACTTGATTCCATCTCCTTGCGAATGAGTTGGACTGTCACTTGAGAGGGAACAATTTTTCCTTCCCTAATTGTGCTAAGAATCACCGAGCTGAAATTGCAGTTGCAAACTCAATTGAACTATACCACCAAATGCATCAAGTAGCTAACCCTGAACAAACAACGAGAACGAAGAATTATTACCCGTATGCGCTATTGGAAGCTATTTCCCTCCTCAACAGATCCCCTGCGCTGATATGAGTGAACCCAAATTCCTCGACTATCTTCGCACACTGAGTACCTTTTCCACTACCAGGACCACCTGAGATTCAGATTACCACATAATTACAATCACTACAGCTTTCCGAAAAATGCATCGAAATTCATAACATAAGCATCCCAAAATCTCACCTAGCACAAAAGTTATAAACGGCGCAACCTTTGACTGCATCAAACAacataatcaaatcaaatcaaacatGATAAAAAAAAGTGCATCTTTCTTACATTATAAGATATCATTCAACAATTCATAACCTGGGTTAAATCTACAATTTCCTTACCGGCGTTGGAACCTGGGATTCCGAGGAAAACGATTCCCAAATCTTGAACGTACATGCTTCCTGCGGTCAGCCATCAATTACATTTCATCAGGAAACGAATAAAAATATCGTAAATTGGTGATTGCGATTGAATGCGAGCTGAGGGAGAGGGTAGAGTTGCATGTACCTGGCTAAGTTTTGAGGGTTTCGAGCGAGAAACCAGAGGAGAAAGTGAAGCCACGCGCCTCCACATGTCTCTGTAGCGTTGAGCTGCTCCGATTGGTTTAGCTTTTTGGTTGCCGTTTTTTACTGAGGCATTACGTCGAACAGGTAGATTGCTTGATTGCCTCCTTGGTGGGGTCCACCGTAcgagatattttttttaatgtgatcAGTACACGGAGTGGTATatcacttatcattatacaaatggtgagatatgtatgttaaaaagttaataacttaaaaagtaaaattttccATCACTTCCATAAAAACATGTGATGTGATGTACCATCTGCGTTccgtcacaaaaaaaaaaaatttctcccaCCGCACGTTGGTCCGTCAATCCACCAATCCTGGTGGGGGTGCAGTGCACCGCATGTTTATGGGCTGTTAGAACCTCAACCCACCAAGTTCATTTCAGATTTCAGTTGGGCTCGAAGATAAATGGTTAAGCCCAAAACCTCAACTGAAAAGGACATGTCTTAAAATGTGTCGTTAACCCACTAACTAAACAAGTTATCATggtcgtcatcatcatcactaagCACTCTTTTTACGGGAATATAACAACGTCCTCACTTGGACATTCTCGATTCTCTTTCTTATTCTGTAATGTTGTTTGATGACCATGACTGTCTACTTTTCTACATCACTTTATAATGATTGACTATTGCAAAAACTCAATTtcgtcagaaatcatttaactATTCgattaatattatgatttttttagtaTTTACGTGAGAATCATGATTTTTCTATTTATTGGATAACCGTTAAGTGACCAACATATTCTggatttagttaattttttcGAAGGCTAACTTTGAAATAGACGATACAAAAATGTACTCCCTTTTCAAGATGAGAAAAGGTAAAACAAGAAGATTGTTATCATTGTTCCTCTTTGTAAGAGCTAAGTTCACACACGTCAACTGATTCTGACCATTAATCGCGTGAGATTCACAAAATATTAATggttaaaatcaatcaatcgcTCATGCGTGCAAACTAATTCTCATCGTTTACAATATTATAAATAACCAGATAATCGCACATGCACAAAATTCACATATCAATTGCCTTGTTCTAATACTGTCCATCAAAACCGACCTCCAGTCAAACAAATCAAACGTTAACAAAGTCAAAAACACTCGACAACGATTTGGTAATTGGGATCTTATGATTTGATTTGTGAGTTAAGATAAAGATGGCTTTGGTTAATGGTGGGTTTAACGTTTTGCACACGAGGATGTGATTGTCTGTGCCCTTTTAGgcttttttgaaagaaaattgtGGACCGCCCGGCCGAAGAAAAACGGGATGTTTGCTGCCAAAACACTCAAAGTTTATGTATATTGTGAGAGCAAACAACtccaacaccccccccccccaccccaccaCCACAACCCACCAACATGTTTGAAAAACTTAAACACCACACCTACACCGGTTGAATTGATTGGACAAATGTCGAACTACTGGGAGAAAGTTTTGGAAGTTTaattgtatttaattttttacttAATGACTAGGGATTACCTCACGCATTACATCATTAATTTGGATAATGATATCATGGGTTTATCATAAAAACAAGAACTCATTTTCCCTTGTTTATAGTTTTACTGTTTGTTGATCTTAACAATAACAAAGTGCTTTGATGCAAAAGTTGTGTGTTCAAATGCTCGTTGTTTGTGTAGAGTTTATAGTTAAGTTGTTTAAAAGCATTTATTCATTTTCTCTAATATTGCATGTAGTGTAAAAATTGTACTACTCAATGTTTGGTTCCAAGTAATAAAAGTAGTAACAAATTTTCTACTTTCACACGTCATGAATCGGCAAGAAaatttatttcctagtttttaatCTTTTGTTGTACAATAGTTTATCAAAGTTATAGTAGTATGCATGTGATTCAATATCCTAGGTAAATAAGGTGGTGGGTTTCCACTCATTCGTAGTAGCAGAATCGATGCGGCGGCATTAGCATTCCTTGACCCCAATAAGTTTGTGAGTATAcccttttgaaaaaaatatttgatcCCTAGCTATACCACCAGCAGATGAAATAAATAAGGATctttaatatatattatttcaaCAGGcacaaaactaaaaagaaaaattgaacacACTAACTTGTCTTTGTCAATTCCAAGTTTCTCCGTTGTTCAAGCTCAATCAGGCGCTTCCACCGCAATTGATTGTACTATTCCAGGAATCTCAAATATCCAATCATCAATAATTGTTCTTATCTTAAATTATTGTGGTTTTTAGGCTTTCACTCAATTCCAATTTTGAACGGAGGAAAGGAAGAAATCATACGGCGGCAACAGAACTTAGAATTTGATGGTCTCTGAGTGCCATCGTCTCCATTTACAATATTGGGCATGAAAAAAGGTTCTTGAATGTACTATAATTTAGTCAAACTTAGATATTTTTTGGTGCATATGGTCATTTCATGATTCTTTATTCCAAATTTCACTTCTTAATTCCATAATTCataattatatattagttaattCGAAATTCCATTggatttatataattatatgtaATAATTGGAAAATGGCTTTGTATGGTTTCTGATCATTCGATTAGATGGTTTAAATATTTGTCTCTATGAGAATATATATGATAACGAACTGAAGACTGAAAGTgccgaattagggttttttttttgttgttgttgcgaCTGCTTCAATTAAAAGAGATTTTTCGTTGATGAATATTTGAAGATCCACATCGTAATAGGATGAGAGTTCAATAGTTGAATGATAGTTTGGTTATATACATTGAGAAATATGTATTTGATTATACTGATAATGATGTTGTAATACGACGTTTTCAAAATATGAGAACACATTGTGGACAATTATAAATAAagtatgattgattttttaaagcTATTTTTTTACCTGGTCAATCATTGTAATTTCTGGCACTGCCACTACTCATACGTCCCGGAACTCTCTATtttcctaaattattgtaatagttttgaagCTTCCTTCTCCCCCTCCCCATCCCCCTCTCCTCCCCTCCCcttaacaataataaaatataaaaaaattaaaaattatagaaGTTTTACTTTCTACTTAAAAATGACTTCTCTTTAATTTATCCGCAAGAGAAACACGATCATATCACAAAGATTGTGAAGCATGCATTACACATTTTTTTAAGGTTAGATCAAAGAGTAGTGGGGCTGACGATAAAGGTGATGCAGTGCTTAAGTAAGAGTGAGATCAGGGAGAGTGCTAAGGTGGAGCTTATTGTTTGGTTTCTGCATTTGGAATGGAAGAGCCCAGAACCGATATGGACAGTGGAATAAAATCAAAAGGAAATACATAGATCAATTACAGGTCCCATGCACTTTCTGCTTCCCCTCTGCTCACTCTTATTATTCCCTTTCAGCAAGCAAGTGCGATCAAGCGTCACTAGAATTAACTAATCCTAGTAAGTGTTCATATGTATTTTAGGGTTAAGTAAGAATAATTACCCAATTTTTTAGAGTGATTCTAAAATTAGTTCCAATCTTTTAAAACGTTTTAAAAGTTAGACATTCGTTATGTTGCAGACACTAAATGATGATTTTACTAgtattaagtgatgatgttACTAGCATTAAATGATTAGGTAAACAAATACTAAAGTTGGTCTCTACTAGTTGTTGTTTTTGGAGCTATAATTCCTCAAATCGATTCCTTTTAGGCAAGTTAAGCCATAAATTTGCTTAGCTAAACTGCGTCGATCTGAAAGATTCGAAGCTCCATAGATGACTTGAGAGTAAAACCCCGCTTTAATAATTGTCCTCATCACCACTTAACATTAGCGAACCTTATAAATGTTTACTTTTCAAAACGTATTTATTTAGAATGTTATAAAAGGTTAGGACCAATTTGGAATCACCACTAAAAATTGGGTAGTTATCTAGACTTCaccctatttttaatttgaggtgtgatatccacacacccttttttacttctctcacacctttttggttttcggccgtcggatcggatgaattaaagaagatcaacggacataaattaacaaggggtgtgtgagaagtattAATTTAAACGATAGAGAGAGTAATTCGAACTTGAGTGCAGCTGGAAGAGTAAACGGTTTTAGCCACCGTGACTAAGCCTAAATATGCTGAgtgattttatattttatacaaTTACAACATAATCTTTGGACTAATTAGGTAAATTAGGCATGCAATTACAAAGTCATTTTCTTGTCATGAACTTATCCTCACAACGCAACTAGAATGATACCTTGGTAAAGGACCTTTTTGTTGGGCTATGCATGCGCCACTGGGTCCAAAGTTTCACATATTAAATATGTTTATCTATATATTCATAAAGAGATAGATTCGTGTCCCTACTTTTTTTACACAAGTTTTGTAGAGCCCATTTCACAATATATTTCAACTATTCGAACCGTTTATCTTTTAGaacatcattcatagatcattcttgcaaaaaattagacaaatccaaaaccattaagacattatttgtagtgaagaaaatagacGAATACGGTCCTACAAATAAATCCTAAACCTTAATCCAGCATCATTTGGTTTCAGATTTGAGTGATTTTTAGTAGATATGATCTTTGAGGGAAGATCTAAAGCATAGACCGTTTGGATCGAAATACATTACAGAGTAGGTCCTACAAAAACTTATGTCAAAAACTGTGTAAAAAAAATAGTACCGCTAATCCGCCCCATTcataaatttatatgaaaaatacagtaaatatatatattttccggTTATGTAAGAGAATCACAGGACTTTCTTTCTATGCTCTTATTACAGTCTTATGTGACGGTGCATGCTCACGAAAAGTGTGGATAACACTCCCTTTATGCAATATTTTTACATATTGAAAATGCTTCTTTTTTGGTTGATGATGGCAAGAGGTAAAAAAGTAGGTTGGTAGTATATGCATTTCTTCAAAACCAAAAGTAGGGAAATATGTCAAACATGAAAGTACAGACATGACCACCGACCGtgcttgaaataaaaaaaaaaaactatgaatTTTTCTATGGGTTGGTAAAAGTTTTATTTTCCTATGTCTTTATGTGAGGATGGAACTGTATCAATTTTGCTATAATAGAGTAGGTTAATTTCCTCCAAATATGTGTGAAATTCGTCAAAATTAGCACTAAATTTTGTTCGCCTAAATACTTGCATTAGGGTGGAGTTTGTCCACCGCAGTTTCATCTTCGTTATGCAAAAGAATCTTGTATATAACTAAGAATATATTCCTAAATATTTTACTTGTCAAGAGTACATTCTCAGTTACAAAGTAAATCTCTCTTACTTCAAACTCGATTGGTGTTACaagaattagggttttccaATTGGTACCTcgataaatataaaaatatttgccaaaaaaaataaattcgtGGTAActatcaattttaatttgtatggTAActatcaattttaatttgttttagttgtggCGTACACGCATGTACGTCAAGCGTGAGGCAagtacattttttgttttttaatttttcctaAAAGCATGGCAGCACTACTCACTAGTATATAAAGGTGGGTGGAGCGGGGCTTTGGCTTAGGAAGTTGCCAAGTGACTAAAAGCACAAAGTGATGGGCAGGCAACCTTGTTGCGACAAGCTTGGAGTGAAGAAAGGGCCATGGACTGCCGAGGAGGACAAGAAATTGGTGAATTTTCTCCTCACACATGGCCAATGTTGTTGGCGGGCCGTCCCCAAGCTTGCCGGCCTCCGCCGCTGCGGCAAGAGCTGCCGCCTCCGGTGGATTAATTACCTCCGCCCCGACTTGAAAAGAGGCCTCCTTAATGATGCTGAAGAACAACTTGTTATTGACCTCCACGCCCGCCTTGGCAATAGGTTTTGCTCTCTTTCTAAGTTTGTACTTTAATGAGCATGCGCATTCAACTGCTCATGGGTGAATTTCtttctaaacttttttttttcaaacacgACGATATACTAAACTACTTTAATCTCCAGGAAGTACTAGAACTTGACTTTCAGAGACCATGGATAATGCTATGGGTAACTAGTCTGATCTACATCTTCTTTCTAAACTTACCAGGAAGAACTGTGATTTTGTGTAGGTGGTCGAAAATTGCAGCAAGATTGCCGGGAAGAACTGACAATGAGATCAAGAATCACTGGAACACGCACATCAAGAAGAAGCTTGTCAAGATGGGGATTGATCCAATTACTCATGAGCCTCTCCACAAACAAGTCACCACCCCACAAGAAATGCCTTGTGAAGCAAGTAATCAACCTGCAAACTCAGACATGAGTATTCAGCAGATGAATACAAACATCCCAGAACATGGAATCAGCACCAACAGTGACGGTAACTCTACAAGTGAAAATTCCCCAAGCAATGACTCAGAGCCAGCTGAGCCAAACCCTAATTACAGTGAGGAAGAAGACCCGTTGGTGAGTTTCATATTATCCGATACATTTCTTGAGGATTTAACATGGGATTTTTCGACCTCGTCAGAATACAGCTCAGCTGATAATCCAACGGAGGAGAATAGCTTAGCATGGTTCATGGACTGTAATGATTTTGGAGTTGAAGATTTCGAGCTTTGATTGTATGGAAGagaagtgattttcacacatcatttttcttcttatgcACATTATGTTGATTTTCAACCTTCTGATTGAACAGATCTAgggtgaaagaaagaaaaaattaaacatgtgtgcagaaaaagaaaatagacgTACGAAAATCATTTCCATTTGTATGAATTAATAACAAGTGGACATATTCTCTGTACATAGCCAAAGTAACAAAAAAGTGACTCCTTGTGATGGAGACCGATCTGTTTATTATTCTATATGATAAATGATGAGGCAATGGAAACGAAGAAAATCAACAATTTGTTTAAGAAATTAGGTTATCATTGATCGTAATCATTTGTTTATTCCCACTAACACTAATTCAAAAGTTTCACTCAAAAAAATAACACTAATTCAAAAGTGTGGAGGACTTTGAACACATTACCCAATTCCATCCAAAATATGGGTAGTTTGGTAGGGTGTCCATTTGCTGCCAAGCCATTAACTTTTTATGGTTTGTACTTTGTAGTATGACAAATTTACAAATTCACATGACCAC
This genomic window contains:
- the LOC126628900 gene encoding pentatricopeptide repeat-containing protein At4g25270, chloroplastic-like, with protein sequence MVTTFQPLSFHTAKLSVCTSSKSKKNKKQKQLHQNQNTNSLSFPKSTPTPLIIYHKPSAQTKLQALDAVVKDLEASVDKGVNVDTQTFASLLEICYQLEAMKYCHRVHKLIPRSLLRRNVGLSSKLLRLYAASGRMEEAHKVFDEMPKRDASAFAWNALISGYAELGLYEDAMALYFQMEEEGVEPDRFTFPRVLKACGGIGFIQIGEAVHRHVVRSGLLNDRFVLNALVDMYAKCGDIVKARKVFDKISSRDKVSWNTMLTSYMRHGVLLQALDIFRQMFDEGYQPDSVSISTILAAVQSLQLVVQIHGWVIRMGVEWNLSIANALIAAYSKHHELNRARWLFSHMPERDVVTWNTIISAHSKSREALLYFDQMEKDGALPDSITFVSILSACANLGLVKDGQRLYSVMKNRYRISPIMEHYACMVNLYGRSGRIKEAYGIITDGMEFEAGPTVWGALLYACYLHSNVDIGEVAAEKLFDLEPDNEYNFELLMMIYGNVGRLEDVERVRLMMMERGLDS
- the LOC126628911 gene encoding UMP-CMP kinase, with amino-acid sequence MWRRVASLSPLVSRSKPSKLSQEACTFKIWESFSSESQVPTPSKVAPFITFVLGGPGSGKGTQCAKIVEEFGFTHISAGDLLRREIASNSAYGSVILSTIREGKIVPSQVTVQLIRKEMESSDNDKFLIDGFPRSEENREAFEQIIGREPNVVLFFDCPEREMVKRVLNRNQGRVDDNIDTIKKRLEIFDELNWPVINHYSMTGKLHKINAVGTVDDIFEKVRPIFAALSK
- the LOC126628905 gene encoding MYB-like transcription factor ODO1, translated to MGRQPCCDKLGVKKGPWTAEEDKKLVNFLLTHGQCCWRAVPKLAGLRRCGKSCRLRWINYLRPDLKRGLLNDAEEQLVIDLHARLGNRWSKIAARLPGRTDNEIKNHWNTHIKKKLVKMGIDPITHEPLHKQVTTPQEMPCEASNQPANSDMSIQQMNTNIPEHGISTNSDGNSTSENSPSNDSEPAEPNPNYSEEEDPLVSFILSDTFLEDLTWDFSTSSEYSSADNPTEENSLAWFMDCNDFGVEDFEL